A genomic stretch from Cydia amplana chromosome 1, ilCydAmpl1.1, whole genome shotgun sequence includes:
- the LOC134653214 gene encoding uncharacterized protein LOC134653214, with the protein MPSKTVVTSQSKINLVKLYKSILIMLLICGFDFNVWKFKLLLKICMTLYCVFLVTVNIITNFTCCPGQELPVTWSVVEYTATVILTLVFKNQIANYFTKLTDLDIYLRIGNKYYINSNTKMFLFTFVLWSIRFIYTILYWIWFPYYENVTLFVVSQFSLLALDLNRVWRFVLFDMTRYRLKMLRRRLEELKKYNFFCYVSNYKTLKQSRIRFCLDLYKSLADAVDVIMPELHASLFISVVCTLPKLILNAYHILLVIENLEPYSTAGFAALHVTQVTLFIFAPCVVVELYAVEVERMRLLLVHKLFDDPDETVKEDVNLFLRYTKVRPFRFYLWRVVPVSIVLPLELLSLCTTYVIVLINFTHLYG; encoded by the exons atgcCTTCCAAAACTGTTGTAACATCACAATCGAAAATAAATCTTGTGAAACTTTATAAATCAATATTAATTATGCTTCTTATATGTGGATTTGATTTCAATGTCTGGAAATTCAAATTACTTTTGAAAATATGTATGACGTTATATTGTGTTTTTCTAGTAACTGTTAACATAATCACCAATTTCACTTGTTGCCCTGGACAAGAGTTACCTGTGACTTGGTCTGTTGTGGAGTACACAGCTACGGTGATACTGACCttagtttttaagaatcaaatcGCCAACTACTTTACTAAATTAACTGACCTCGATATATACTTGAGAATCGGCAATAAATACTACATAAACTCCAATACGAAAATGTTTTTGTTCACATTTGTACTTTGGtcgattagatttatttatactaTCTTGTATTGGATCTGGTTTCCTTATTATGAAAATGTGACTTTATTTGTGGTCTCCCAGTTTTCATTGCTTGCTCTCGATTTAAATAGAGTGTGGAGGTTTGTGTTATTTGATATGACGCGTTACCGACTGAAAATGCTCCGCCGTCGCTTAGAAGAGCTGAAGAAATATAATTTCTTTTGTTACGTAAGCAATTACAAAACATTAAAGCAGTCGAGAATACGCTTTTGTTTAGATTTGTACAAAAGCCTAGCCGATGCAGTTGATGTAATAATGCCAGAACTACACGCATCA CTCTTCATCAGTGTAGTGTGCACATTGCCAAAATTGATATTGAATGCTTATCACATCTTGCTGGTAATTGAAAATTTG gagCCATATTCGACCGCGGGTTTCGCGGCGCTGCACGTGACGCAGGTGACGCTGTTCATCTTCGCGCCGTGCGTGGTGGTGGAGCTGTACGCGGTGGAGGTGGAGCGCATGCGGCTGCTGCTTGTACACAAGCTATTCGATGATCCTG ATGAGACGGTGAAAGAAGACGTGAATTTATTCCTGCGTTACACTAAAGTTCGTCCGTTCCGGTTCTATTTGTGGCGCGTGGTTCCCGTCTCCATCGTGCTGCCGCTGGAGCTGCTCAGCTTGTGTACTACTTACGTCATAGTTCTTATCAATTTCACTCATCTTTATGGTTAA